The Agrobacterium vitis genome has a segment encoding these proteins:
- a CDS encoding biotin--[acetyl-CoA-carboxylase] ligase — translation MSDYSTHRRKALDAFRHIALDEVDSTNQQCLIRARDGDPGDLWITANRQTGGRGRRGRPWASEPGNLYSSLLLIDPAPLADLASLPLAVAVAVHDAIGVVLPSGAPPLEIKWPNDVLIGRAKTSGILLEAERTPEGRNALVIGIGINLRFKPTETLYPTASLAEHGATVTPDELFTHLFAAMADALALWDRGRGVKAVMRRWRQVACGIGEKITVNLPDRSISGVFSGIDDKGILLLDRGSLGITPVAAGDVFFEPNGPRKE, via the coding sequence TTGAGCGACTATTCCACCCATCGTCGGAAGGCGCTCGACGCCTTCCGACATATTGCGCTGGACGAGGTGGATTCCACCAACCAGCAATGCTTGATCAGAGCCCGTGACGGTGATCCGGGAGATCTCTGGATCACGGCCAACCGTCAGACAGGCGGTCGGGGGCGTCGTGGAAGGCCTTGGGCCTCGGAGCCCGGCAATCTCTACAGCTCTCTTTTATTGATCGATCCGGCGCCTTTGGCCGATTTGGCTTCGCTTCCCCTAGCCGTGGCCGTGGCTGTGCATGATGCGATTGGCGTCGTGTTGCCGTCGGGCGCACCGCCTTTGGAAATCAAATGGCCGAATGATGTGCTGATTGGTCGTGCCAAGACCTCCGGCATTCTGCTGGAAGCGGAGCGGACGCCGGAGGGTCGCAATGCCCTGGTTATCGGCATCGGCATCAATCTTCGTTTCAAACCCACTGAAACGCTATATCCCACCGCTTCGCTCGCCGAGCATGGCGCGACCGTTACGCCTGACGAGCTTTTCACGCATCTTTTCGCCGCCATGGCCGATGCACTGGCGCTCTGGGATCGGGGTCGCGGCGTCAAGGCCGTGATGCGGCGCTGGCGGCAAGTGGCTTGTGGGATCGGCGAGAAAATCACCGTCAATCTCCCGGATCGGTCGATTTCCGGTGTGTTTTCAGGAATCGATGATAAAGGGATATTATTGCTCGACCGGGGCTCGCTAGGCATCACGCCAGTTGCGGCGGGAGATGTGTTTTTCGAGCCGAATGGGCCAAGGAAAGAATGA
- the nuoN gene encoding NADH-quinone oxidoreductase subunit NuoN — protein sequence MNAETLLASLHLVTPELLLAVGALVLLMIGVFTNKTSLVTGLAVALLAVACAWILLMPADGVAFGGAYISDGYARFMKVLALIGSITTMVMAVGQARANDLDKFEFPVLLVLATLGILLMISANSLISLYMSLELQSLALYVIAAMNRDSARSSEAGLKYFVLGALSSGMLLYGMSLVYGFTGNVEFDKIAAVLAAGHTNLGLIFGLVFVLAGLAFKISAVPFHMWTPDVYEGAPTPVTAFLAAAPKVGAMAILVRIVIDAFQPITAEWQQIVVFIAIASMVLGSVAAIGQRNIKRLMAYSSIGHMGYALVGLAAGSKQGIEGVLLYMLIYLIMNLGTFACIMAMRTKEGEALETVDDLAGLSQTRPFMAFVLTALMFSLAGIPPLAGFFGKYFVFLAAIEAHLYALAIIGVLASVIGAYYYLRLVKVMWFDDAKIEFAATSGTLRVVFGLSGLFVIAYVLIGGPIGSAASAAAATLFR from the coding sequence ATGAATGCTGAAACTCTCCTTGCAAGCCTGCATCTCGTCACGCCGGAGCTTCTGCTTGCGGTTGGCGCGCTGGTATTGCTGATGATCGGCGTGTTCACCAACAAGACCTCGTTGGTGACGGGCCTGGCGGTGGCGCTTCTGGCCGTCGCCTGCGCGTGGATCCTGTTGATGCCCGCCGACGGTGTCGCCTTCGGCGGTGCCTATATCTCCGACGGTTATGCCCGTTTCATGAAGGTCCTGGCCCTGATCGGTTCCATCACCACTATGGTGATGGCGGTCGGTCAGGCGCGAGCCAACGATCTCGACAAGTTCGAGTTTCCGGTCTTGCTGGTGCTGGCGACGCTGGGCATTCTGTTGATGATCTCGGCCAATAGCCTGATCTCTCTTTATATGTCGCTGGAACTCCAGTCTCTGGCGCTCTACGTCATCGCTGCCATGAACCGCGACAGCGCACGGTCTTCGGAAGCAGGCCTGAAATATTTCGTGCTCGGCGCTCTGTCGTCGGGCATGTTGCTCTACGGCATGTCTCTGGTCTATGGCTTTACCGGCAATGTCGAGTTCGACAAGATCGCCGCTGTCCTGGCCGCTGGTCACACCAATCTTGGACTTATTTTTGGTCTGGTCTTCGTGCTGGCCGGTCTTGCTTTCAAGATCTCCGCTGTGCCATTTCATATGTGGACACCAGATGTTTACGAAGGCGCGCCGACCCCTGTCACAGCCTTTCTTGCCGCAGCCCCAAAGGTTGGCGCCATGGCGATCCTGGTGCGCATTGTCATCGATGCCTTCCAGCCGATCACCGCTGAATGGCAGCAGATCGTCGTGTTTATTGCGATCGCCTCCATGGTTCTGGGTTCGGTTGCCGCCATCGGCCAGCGCAATATTAAGCGCCTGATGGCCTATTCCTCCATTGGTCATATGGGTTACGCTCTGGTCGGCCTGGCCGCTGGCTCCAAGCAGGGCATCGAGGGCGTTCTGCTCTATATGCTGATCTACCTGATCATGAACCTCGGTACCTTTGCCTGCATCATGGCGATGCGGACCAAGGAGGGTGAAGCTCTTGAAACAGTGGATGATCTGGCCGGCCTGTCGCAGACCCGTCCGTTCATGGCCTTTGTTCTGACGGCACTGATGTTCTCGCTGGCCGGTATTCCGCCGCTCGCTGGCTTCTTCGGGAAGTATTTCGTCTTCCTGGCTGCTATCGAGGCACATCTTTATGCCCTGGCGATCATCGGTGTTCTGGCCTCGGTTATCGGCGCCTACTACTACCTGCGCCTCGTCAAGGTCATGTGGTTCGATGATGCCAAGATTGAGTTTGCCGCGACGTCTGGCACGTTGCGGGTGGTCTTTGGCCTGTCCGGTCTGTTCGTCATTGCCTATGTGTTGATCGGCGGACCGATTGGCAGTGCGGCATCGGCAGCGGCAGCGACCCTGTTCCGTTGA
- a CDS encoding ribonuclease J — protein MTKTDELVFLPLGGVGEIGMNLALYGFGPPKNREWIMVDCGVTFPGPDLPGVDLVLPDIRFVLSQKNRLKAIFITHAHEDHYGGLNDIWPGLNVPVYASGFTAGMLEAKRNYEGTRAEIPVTPFKPGDKVHVGPFVVEASDVNHSIPEPMSLIIRTPLGNVIHTGDWKIDHAPSLGPLTDEARFRALGDEGVLAVMCDSTNAMREGVSPSEQEVSEGLRKIIKTAEGRVAITTFSSNVGRIRSIAKAAEAAGREVLLLGSSLKRVVGVARDVGLMEGVQPFIAEDEYGYIPRDKVVVILTGSQGESRAALAKLSRDEMRNVALTKGDTVVFSSRAIPGNEKPINDIKNGLIEQGVTIVTDSDALVHVSGHPRRNELLQMYQWTRPQILVPVHGEAAHLTAQQKLALEAGIGQVPKVRNGDILRLAPGPAEVIGEAPYGRVFKDGKLLGDFEQMGIGERRKLSFAGHVSVSVLLDERFEFRDDPEVVAHGLPAEDLEGDDMEDILYDAVLSAVESIPRTRRKDLGALRESIRRAVRSTANECWGKKPVVTVFVTKV, from the coding sequence ATGACAAAGACAGACGAACTGGTATTTCTGCCGCTGGGCGGCGTAGGTGAAATCGGCATGAACCTGGCGCTTTACGGCTTTGGCCCGCCGAAGAACCGGGAATGGATCATGGTGGATTGCGGTGTGACTTTCCCTGGTCCCGATCTGCCCGGCGTGGATCTGGTGCTACCGGACATCCGCTTCGTTCTCTCGCAGAAAAACAGACTGAAGGCGATCTTCATCACTCACGCGCATGAAGATCATTACGGCGGGCTGAACGATATTTGGCCGGGTCTGAATGTGCCTGTTTATGCCTCAGGTTTTACCGCTGGCATGCTGGAAGCCAAGCGCAATTATGAGGGAACCCGGGCTGAAATTCCGGTAACGCCCTTCAAGCCAGGCGACAAGGTCCATGTCGGCCCCTTCGTTGTTGAGGCTTCGGATGTCAACCATTCGATTCCCGAACCGATGTCGCTGATTATTCGCACACCGCTTGGCAATGTCATCCATACCGGAGACTGGAAGATTGACCATGCGCCGTCGCTTGGCCCGCTGACCGATGAGGCGCGGTTCCGCGCTCTTGGCGACGAGGGCGTTCTGGCGGTGATGTGCGATAGCACCAACGCGATGCGGGAGGGCGTTTCGCCCTCCGAGCAGGAAGTCTCGGAAGGACTGCGCAAGATCATTAAGACGGCGGAAGGGCGCGTGGCAATTACCACGTTTTCCTCCAATGTCGGACGTATCCGCTCGATCGCCAAAGCGGCCGAGGCTGCGGGGCGGGAAGTCCTGCTGTTGGGCAGTTCGCTGAAACGGGTCGTCGGTGTGGCGCGCGATGTCGGGCTGATGGAAGGCGTGCAGCCCTTTATCGCCGAGGACGAATATGGGTACATTCCCCGCGATAAGGTCGTGGTGATCCTGACAGGTAGCCAAGGTGAGTCGCGCGCGGCGCTTGCCAAGCTGTCGCGCGATGAAATGCGCAACGTGGCGCTGACCAAAGGCGACACAGTTGTTTTTTCGTCTCGCGCTATTCCCGGCAATGAAAAGCCGATCAACGATATCAAGAATGGTCTGATCGAGCAGGGCGTAACCATCGTTACCGATAGCGACGCGCTGGTGCATGTCTCCGGTCATCCACGTCGCAACGAGCTTTTGCAGATGTACCAATGGACGCGCCCGCAAATTCTTGTCCCTGTTCATGGCGAGGCGGCCCATCTCACGGCGCAGCAGAAACTTGCTCTGGAGGCGGGGATTGGGCAGGTGCCGAAAGTGCGAAATGGCGACATCCTGCGGCTGGCGCCTGGTCCTGCCGAAGTCATCGGTGAAGCGCCGTATGGCCGGGTCTTCAAGGACGGCAAACTGCTGGGCGATTTCGAGCAGATGGGCATTGGTGAGCGGCGTAAGCTGTCTTTTGCAGGCCATGTCTCTGTCAGTGTCCTTCTGGACGAACGCTTTGAGTTCCGCGACGATCCGGAAGTGGTTGCCCATGGCCTACCAGCGGAAGATCTGGAAGGCGATGACATGGAGGATATTCTCTATGACGCCGTGCTGAGCGCCGTCGAGAGCATTCCGCGCACCCGGCGCAAGGATCTTGGCGCCTTGCGTGAAAGTATCCGTCGTGCTGTGCGCTCTACGGCCAATGAGTGCTGGGGTAAGAAGCCGGTCGTTACGGTTTTTGTGACCAAGGTCTGA
- a CDS encoding NADH-quinone oxidoreductase subunit M → MTDWPILSTVTFLPLVGVALLLLMNGDTPSGRRNVLNISLLTTVATFIVSLFIWIGFDNANPGFQMVENHPWLGTGIAYHLGVDGISMLFVVLTAFLMPFCVLASWTSVQKRIKEYMIAFLILEVMMIGVFVSLDIVLFYVFFEAGLIPMFIIIGVWGGKDRVYASYKFFLYTLLGSVLMMLAIMAMYWDAGTTDIAALLAHKFSPHLQTVLWLAFFASFAVKMPMWPVHTWLPDAHVQAPTAGSVILAGIMLKLGGYGFIRFSLAMFPLASDYFAPAVFALSVIAIIYTSLVALMQEDMKKLIAYSSIAHMGYVTMGIFAANTQGLQGAVFQMISHGFVSGALFLCVGVIYDRMHTREIVAYGGLANNMPKYALAFMIFTMANVGLPGTSGFIGEFLTLIGAFRANSWVALFAATGVILSAAYALWLYRRVVFGALDKESLKALLDLSFREKVTLYPLIALTILFGVYPAPIFDVTTASVDALLNNYTAALQAAQNVALLVN, encoded by the coding sequence ATGACCGATTGGCCAATTCTTTCAACGGTCACCTTTCTGCCGCTGGTCGGGGTTGCCCTGCTGCTGCTGATGAATGGCGACACCCCATCCGGACGCCGGAACGTTCTCAATATTTCGCTGTTGACGACGGTTGCGACCTTTATTGTCTCTCTCTTCATCTGGATCGGCTTCGATAACGCCAATCCAGGCTTCCAGATGGTGGAAAATCATCCCTGGCTTGGTACAGGCATCGCTTATCACCTCGGCGTCGATGGCATTTCCATGCTGTTCGTGGTGTTGACGGCCTTCCTCATGCCGTTCTGCGTGCTCGCCAGCTGGACGTCGGTCCAGAAGCGGATCAAGGAATACATGATCGCCTTCCTCATCCTTGAAGTGATGATGATCGGCGTATTCGTGTCGCTCGATATCGTACTGTTCTACGTGTTCTTCGAAGCTGGCCTGATCCCGATGTTCATTATCATCGGTGTCTGGGGTGGCAAGGATCGCGTCTACGCCTCCTACAAGTTCTTCCTCTATACGCTGCTCGGCTCGGTGCTGATGATGCTGGCGATTATGGCAATGTACTGGGATGCCGGCACGACCGACATCGCAGCGCTTCTGGCTCATAAATTCTCGCCGCATTTGCAGACGGTGTTGTGGCTGGCGTTCTTCGCCTCGTTTGCGGTAAAGATGCCGATGTGGCCTGTTCACACATGGCTTCCCGATGCCCACGTCCAGGCGCCGACCGCTGGTTCGGTCATTCTGGCGGGGATCATGCTGAAGCTCGGTGGTTATGGGTTCATTCGCTTTTCGCTGGCAATGTTCCCGCTTGCCTCCGACTATTTTGCACCGGCGGTCTTTGCGCTTTCCGTTATCGCCATCATCTACACCTCGCTTGTGGCGCTGATGCAGGAGGATATGAAAAAGCTGATTGCCTATTCCTCCATTGCCCATATGGGCTATGTGACGATGGGTATCTTTGCTGCCAATACCCAAGGTCTTCAGGGTGCGGTTTTCCAGATGATCAGCCACGGTTTCGTGTCAGGCGCGTTGTTTCTCTGCGTCGGCGTGATCTATGATCGCATGCATACCCGCGAAATCGTCGCCTATGGCGGTCTCGCCAACAACATGCCGAAATACGCGCTGGCCTTCATGATCTTCACCATGGCCAATGTTGGCCTGCCTGGTACTTCGGGCTTTATCGGCGAATTCCTGACGCTGATCGGTGCGTTCCGGGCCAATAGCTGGGTAGCATTGTTTGCTGCCACCGGCGTGATCCTGTCGGCTGCCTATGCGCTCTGGCTCTATCGCCGGGTCGTTTTCGGAGCACTGGACAAGGAGAGCCTGAAAGCGCTTCTCGATCTGTCGTTCCGCGAAAAAGTCACGCTTTATCCGTTGATCGCGCTCACCATCCTGTTCGGTGTCTATCCGGCCCCGATCTTCGACGTGACGACGGCCTCGGTGGATGCGCTTTTGAATAACTACACCGCTGCTCTGCAGGCTGCGCAAAATGTTGCGCTCCTGGTGAACTGA